AGGCTTTTTAGGTACACTAGTGTCCCTAGTGATACTAGTTGTACTAGGGAGACTAGCTATCCTAGAGACTCTACTCTCTAGTTGGTAAAACGTTCTCTTTGAACTACTCCATCATGCGGAGCTCGAGGATCTGGGTCTCGCAGAAGTTCTCGATGCCGAGGTAGTACTCAGCGCAGTCGATGAGAGCCTTCATAGGTACGAGGCCGATGACCTCAGCACCAACAATCTCGACACCGTAGCGACGAGCCTCCATACGTACCATCTCGTGAGCACGATAGACGGCTGTCTTGGTGTAGTCGGTGAGGTTCATAGAGACCTGTACGATGTGCCTGTCGGTCAGCTCTACGCCCATAGCCTTGCAGAAGCGTAGACCGCCACCGATGTGACGTACCTTCTTAGCAATCGCATCAGCGATAGAGAGGTCAGAGGTGTTGAGGTTGACATTGTAAGCAACGAGTGGCATACGAGCACCGACAGCTACGACACCTGCTGTGGGGTGGATATCAGCTGGACCGAAGTCTGGGTGCCACTCATCCTCGTGGATCTTCTCAGCCATACCCTCGAATTGTCCCTTGCGGATCTTAGCGAGGTTCTCACGATGAGGAGCTGTAGCACTCTTCTCATAGAGGAAGACGGGTACACCGATGCGCTCACCGATCTCCTTACCGACCTCCTTAGAGAGCTCGATAGCCTCCTCCATCTCCATATTGCGAATGGGGATAAAGGGGATAACGTCGACAGCGCCCATACGTGGGTGCTGACCCTCGTGCTTGGTCATATCGATCACCTTGACAGCGATCTCGACAGCCGCGATGACAGACTTGCGGACAGCCTCAGGCTCGCCCATGACGGTCACCACGCAGCGGTTGTGATCCTCGTCATTGCTGTAGTCTAGGAGCTTGACGCCCTTGGTCTCTCTAAAGGGTTGTACGATCTGCTCAATCTTTGCTTTGTCGCGTCCCTCGCTAAAGTTGGGGACACACTCTACGATCTTTGTCTGGATAGCCATTGTATTATCTATTTATAGTGTTGTGTATTGATATCTTGGTAAGCCTTTTCGATAGGTCTCCTCAAACATTCCGCTAAGTTACTGATTATTTGAAGTCCTGTCAAGCTTTTCAAGAGAGAAATAGTACTAAAGTGTTCGTTAACTCTTGTAATAAGTGCGCTTGATACGTGGTGAGAGCTTGGAAATCACTTCGTATGGTATAGTGCCGATGCGCTCTGCGAGGTCACTCACCTGCAAGCCTGGCACACCGAAGATGATCACCTCGTCACCCTCTGCGACCTTGCCTTGGAGTGCCGTGAGGTCGACCATGCAAGTGTCCATACAGACGTTGCCCACGATCGGACAGAGCGTGTCGTGGATCATAACGCTCCCCACGCCACAGCTAAAGCGTCTGTCATAGCCATCGGCATAGCCAATCGGTATGATACCGATCTGCCCGCCAGGAGCGACCTGCCCACGTCGTCCGTAGCCGATAGTCTCCCCATCAGGGATCGTCTTGATCTGTAGGAGCGTGGTGCGCAGCTTAGCGACAGGCTCGAGGGTGAGACTACCCGTAGCACTAATACCATATAGTCCTACTCCTAGACGCCCCATATCGTAGTGATGATGGTTATATCGCTCGATGCCCGCAGTGTTTTGGACGTGACGTAGAGGACGATAAGAGAGCTGACTCGTCAGGTAGTCAGCACCCTCATCATAGAGGGCAAACTGCTGTTCCGTGAAGTCGCTCATCATCGGCTCATCGGCAGCTGCTAAGTGCGTAAAGATACTCTGCACCCGTATCAGTGGCTCCACCTCGTGTAAGGTCTGAGCTAGATGCTCTAGGGTCGCTCTATCTGGCGTAAAGCCTGTACGGTGCATACCGGTGTCTAGCTCGATATGAACAGGATAGTGGCTCAGCCCCTGACGCTCCACATGACGGGCAAACTCACGAAGTATGCGTTCGTTGTAGATCTCAGGCTCTAGGCGACTCTGCGTCATCACCTCAAAGGCCTCAACCTCAGGGTTCATCACGATAATCGGAAGAAGGATTCCTTTGCTGCGAAGCTCCTTGCCCTCGTCAGCTAGTGCCACCGCCAGCGCTGCGAGATCTTGTTGCTCCAGAGCCTTGGCCAACTCGTAAGCTCCGATACCGTAGCCCTGCGCCTTGGCCATAACGATGATACGTGTCTCAGGTGAGAGGAGCGCCTTGTAGCTCTTCAGATTGCTCACCAAAGCCTCTAGATCTATCTCTAGTGTGGTCTCGTGTACCTGCTTGGCTAGGTGCTGTACGATCCGTTCGAATTGGAACTGTCTGGCCCCCTTGACCAAGATCTCCGCATGACTGATGGTGCCGAGCAGGTCATCGGCGAGGAGCTGGTCGGTCGTCTCGTAGAAGGCGGTCTTCCCTTCCCCACTCCCCTGGAAGTAGTCCTGATAGTTGCACAGCTCCCGTCCCACACCGATGAAGAGCGTGTGCGGATACTGTGCGATCATCTCCCCCACCTGCTTGTAAAGGTCTCGTGGTAGCTGAGCACTCTGTAGGATATCGGAGAGGATGATGACCGCTTGCTGATGCGAAGTGGCGGTGCGCTGCTTCTGAAAGTCTAGCGCGATGCGTAGCGAGTTGATGTCGTTATTATACGCATCGTTGATCAGTCTATTGCCTGCCTGCCCCTCTTTGACCTCTAGTCTCATCTCTATCGCCTCCAGAGTTGCAAAGCGCGCTAGCACCGCCTGGCGCTGAGCCGTGGTGAGTGGCAGGAGACCAATGAGACAGAGACAGTGGGTAGCGTTTTGTATGGAGGCTTGATCCGCAAAGGGAATGGTCACCGTGCTGCTCTCATCCGCATGCTGCGCTGTAATGGTTGTAGTGCCGTCCCCTGAATTGCTGTAGGAGACGTGGTAGTAAGCTTTGCCTGGGGTAAGGCTCCAGCCGATAGCTTTGTCCGAAAGTCCTAGGTTGTCAATGCCTCGCTGTATCTCATCACTGTCGGCATCGTATACAAAGTGATCAGCATCGACAAAGAGCTGAAGCTTCTCTTCGATCTTCTGATTGAGCGAGACGAAGTTCTCTTGATGCGCTGCCCCAATGTTGGTCAATATACCGAGCGTCGGTCGTATGATACGCTGGAGGCGTAGCATCTCCATCGGCATCGAGATCCCCGCCTCAAAGATAGCGAGCGTATGCTCCTCCTCCATATTAAGTATCGAGAGCGGCACGCCTAGCTGCGAGTTGTAGCTCTTTGGCGAACGCACGATACGATAGCAGCCTGAGAGGAGGTGGTAGAGAAACTCCTTGACGACCGTCTTACCATTGCTCCCCGTGATACCGATGACTGGATAGTCGTAGCGCATACGCCAGTGGCTAGCGATCTGCTGCAGCGCACGGAGCGTCTCCTGCACCTGTACGATATTGGCATCAGGATAGCGCTCCACGTAAGGCTCGATCGGCTCACAGATGAAGAAGGCACGCACCCCATGCTCATAGAGCTGGGGAATATATTTATGTCCGTCGCCCGAGGCGGTACGCATAGCGAAAAAGAGGCTGTCACTCGGAGAGGTGAGCTTACGACTATCGGTCAGGATATGCCGTATCGGACGCTCATCGACGAGATGCGTCTGGATAGGACGAAGGTACTCAAGGATGTTTTGCAGTGTAGACATTATAGTTGTGTAATAGGGGTCATAATGATTCGATGATGGAGGGTATGCAGAGCTTCTCACCATATTGCTTCTGGTAATGTGCTATGCGCTCAGCTATCTGTGCCTCTAGTCGCTCGGCTCCATGCGGAGTCTTAGGGCGATGCTGTGAGAGCTTACGCAGACGCTGAGCGGCCTGACGCATCTCCACCTCACGCGCCTCTTGGCTTGCCCAGTATGCGACGAAGTGATCTGCGATATAGTCGATCGCCTCTTCAGACGGATGAGTCAAGTCACTAGCGTAAAAGCGATAGTCCCGCAGTTCGTCATGCAGGATCTCATAAGCGGGGAAGTAATGACAGGCGGGTAGCTCACGACAGAGCGTGTCGCAGAGGATACGAAGCTTGCTCTTTGACAAGTTGCTCTCCGCCAAGCCATCCTGCAAGTAGCGCACGGGACTAACCGTCAGAACTACCTGCAGTGGATGCTTTGCAAGAAGCTGAGAGAGCGTCGCAAGCATACGCTCCTGAAGTAGTTCTAGTGAAAGGTCCCGTCTGTCGAAGAGACGAGCAGGCAGTTGCTGGCAATTTGCCACAGCACGACCATCCTCAGCCAAGTAGTAGACCTGCGTAGTGCCTAGGGTGATCCAGAGCCAGTCCGCCTCCGCGAGTCGGCTATGAGCTGTATACCATAGCTGGGCGGTCGCCTCATGCGCCTCCTCGAGACTCTCGCCATAGATCGCACTATGGTGGCGCAGACTGTAGTAGAGTCCGTCGCGCTCTATAATATAAGGAGTGTAGTCGGGTCTGTGCTGCTCATCGCGGAGCAGATCCTCTAGCGTATCGCAGATACTGATCGGATTGTAGAGCGTACCATAAGGATTGACCAGTACGTCATACCCAAGATGTCTCATACGCTCGCCTATATGCTCACTAAAGCAGGAGCCAAGTGTCAAGATACGACCCCCATATCGCCCCGCTATAGCTGTCGGCAGAGGGGCTATCTCGATCGGTGTGAACCACTGTATGGAGGGTGAGGTGAGCATCTAGTGAAGTGTCAAGGCGCAGAGCCACCACAAAGGTACAAAAAAGCGGGTAGCACTCGGCTGAGTACTACCCACGATTCAGAGGAAACAGCGTACCTGATAGTGTATTAGTGAGTCGTCCTCTAGAAGCGGCCCACGATTCCTATCGAGTAGTCTCTTGTGTTAACCTTAGCCTGTGCCGACGGCATGGTACTGAGCAGGCTAACCTGTCCGAAGAGTCCGAAGAAGCCGTACCCTATCTCGCCACGCAGATCAAGTCCGAAGGGACGCACGTTGAGATCATTATCCACGAGCGTATTGACACGCTCATCGAGCGAGCGGGTGCGAGAGTTTTGCAGGCAGACGATCTTAGGAACGACCGCTAGCGAGCTCCACGCATTCGTCTCACCCCACGAGAGCGATAGACCTACGGGCATCTCAATAGTAAGGATACCTAGCTGCGTCCATGAGTAAACCATATCTGTCGACTCCTGCTTTAGGATAGTCAGTCCCTCATCGTCACGCTGCATAGCGTACTTCTTATCAAAGGCAAAGTTACGCGCCACGAGCGAGGTCCCTACGTTGAAAGCCCACGGACTACGCCCGATCTGAAGGATGCCATAAACACCAAATTCTCCACGAGTAGAGCCCCAGAAGCGCTGCTTGCCAACCCACTCAGGAGCGGTAAAAAGGTTCCAACCGAAGGAGGCTACAAAGTGATAAGAGACATCTCCCATGAGTGTCTTGTAGATGACGGGTCGTCCGTCTTGCTTATGGACCGTACTGACTCGGGAGCGATTCCAAGCAGATTGACGACCGCCTCTCGTCCATACCCTATCTATATAGAGTGGCACTTCTTTCTCCTGTCCCTTCGGGAGTCGGCTCGTCACCTCTATCTGAGTATCTTTCTCACCTCGCATCACATAGACCGTGCGGTCAGCTAGCTGGATCGTATCACACGATGTTCCTGTCTGCCCTGCAGCTCCTAGCGTAGAGAGCAGTAGGGTGACCAGTGCAAATAAGGGTAATGTATAAACTCTTGAGTACATAGTTACGATGCGATTAGAAGGTGATACTTAGTCCAGCTGTGAGGAGGCCCTTGTTGTTGTACCCGCTCATAGCGTCTTTGACGAGGAGTAGCGACTGAGGCGTATAGTGCACGTATAGTCCGATAGGCCTAAAGTCGATAAAAGCACCATAAGTCATCGACAAGGGCGGCGTAGCCTCTGTCATCGTACGCTCCTTGTGGCGATTGCCATACTGCTTGTGCATCACATACTCCTTGTACTTGATCTGCGGGATCACCTCGATACCGATGCGCATACGATTATTCATCATCGGGCGCATCCCCAGCGTGATTGGCAGCGATATGTATCGTGTCACCAGCTTGCTCTGACGTAGTCCTATCTCCTCATCGTAGTGGCTTTGGTTCAGTGCGTTGAGCTCCCTATTTGAAGTAAAGTAGTAGCCATCACGTAGGCTGTAGGAGCGCCCCTCCAGTGCAAAGTCAAAGCCGACGAAGTAACGCCCCTTGATATAGTACCTATACCCTATCGGAGCCACCATATAGTGGTTGAAGCAGGGGGTAGCAGCATGCGCGAAAGCATCTCCCAGCATCATCGTCGAGCCGAAGTAAAGCTTCGGGAAGAGCCGTATCGTACCCCAGCGAAAACTGTTGTCATCATAGACTCCGAATACACCACCCATGCCCGCAAGCACCTGACGTAGCTCACGATCTACCGAGAAAGCGTTCGTCTCCATACGGCGCACACGGTGCCGCTCGTTGTAGTCGACGAGTGTCACATCGGTCTGATCTTTACTAGACTCTATAATGACTTTGTAATCATCCCGCTCGATGATTGTGTCTGGAGCGAGGGTCGCCAAGGGGGTTGCCTCTAGCCAGTTAGTGGCACAGAGAAGAAGCAAACCTGCCAGCAATCCTCCTCGTAGCGAAGCACGTAAGTAATACTGCATAGGTAGTTGTGATATGAGTTGGTTAAACGATGTTTGTTACTCCGACAAAGTTAGAAAAATATTGCTAGCCGATGAAGAGTTCCTACCTTGGAAACTTTCTTTTCCTACCTTGGAAATTTTATTTTCCACCGTTGGAAACTTTTTGTTCCTCCCTTGGAACTGAAAAGTTCCAAGAGCAGAACTATTTTTGGAACTCGTATGTATAACGGGTTCAGCACGATACAAGAAGAGCTGTACCTCGTTGACGAAGTACAGCTCTAGCCTATTGTTAAGGTGTGACCTTACTGTGGTTGCACAGCAGGGGTGGTTAGCGACGCTGCTTCTGCTGCTCTTTTTGCTGCGCCTCTCGCTCTTTGAGCTTACGACGACGCTCCTCCTCGAGTGCCTTGAGACGCTTCTGACGCTCTTTCTCCTGCTGGCGTAGCTGCTCCTTGCGTGCTTTCTCCTGAGCACGACGCTCTGCCTCCACACGCTTGATCTGCTCCTGACGCAGTTGCTCCTGGCGGCGCTGCTCTTCACGGCGAGCCTTGAGCTCTGCATCGCGCTGGCGCTGACGCTCCTTGAGTTGCTCCTCACGCTCACGCTTCGCCTGACGCTCTTGCGCTTTGCGCTCGCGCTCCATCTGCTTTAAGTCTTCAGGAGTCACTTGTCGTGCCTTTTGGATCGTGGTGCGTTGATCCTGTACAGGCATCGTTTCCTCTGGCTTTTGCAGTAAGCTGTCCAGCTGCAGCTCCACCGCAGGCAGAGCGATCTGCGAGCGGTCTATCTCGAAGGTGATCGGCTTATCGACGGCGGGCAGTGCGGGCGAAGCAACCGTATCGGTCTTCACGGGCTTCTCAGCCTGCGAACCTGTGAGGAGGAGCCAGCGATCTAGGAGATAGTGCGCTGCGGGGTAAAGCTCGACCAAGCTATCAGCCACGAAGGTCATATAGTCGCCAATGCTCTTGGCGCCCGTGGCGACCTGACGGTAATTATCCTCCGTCATAACGAGGAGCAGTGCCGAACTGTCCAAAGCGGAGAGATAGCCCTCAGGACTATAAGCCCGAGTCACGTACTGCCATGCGACAGTAGCCGAGGGGAGGTCGCTGATGGTCAGGAGGGTCTCATGCTCCGAGGGTGCGAAGGCTACGGGGAGGATGTAGTCGGTGAACTGAGCGTAGTTGAAGCTCTCGACGGCGAAGCGCAGAGAGCGCTCCAGAGCGTCGCCTCGCTGTGGCACGATAAGCAGAGCCTGGTACTTGTCGCTACGCTTTCCAATGGTAAAAGGTTGCTCCGCCAATGTTCCCGCGACACTATCCTGCGAAGCAATGCGCAGATCCCAAGCCATGCCTTGGTAGCCACCCTGAGCGATGTGCGCTCCACGCAACAGACGCTGGAGCATCTCCTGAGCGAGTACGGCGACCTCCTCTTTAGGATAAGATGTGGTGAGCGACTCAAGCCCCTTTCTAAAGGCGGCTTCGTCACCCTGCAAGACATAGCTGAGCGCATTGACGAAGGCAAACTGCGGCAAGGTCTCGGAAAGCGGATAGGACTCCGCCGTCTCACGATACAGTCGCTGCACCTCTCGTGATCGGCCAGCTAAGTAGGCGTTGAAGGCTTGGTCGTAAAGTCTCTCATCAGCCCCGATGTTGGCGCGTAGCTTGGCTATGTAGTTAGGATCTTGTAGCGTGACGGCAAGTGGGTCTTCGGGCAGCTCAGCGAGTAACTTGCGTCGCCACGGCTCGGCGAGGTCTGCCCGCTCTAGTCGCTGATAGAGCATGTAGAGCGTGTAGTATATGGAGGCTCTGTCAGCGTACTCGGGATAGCGTCTGAGCAGGTCTTCGTAGCTCTTGACCGCCTCTTCGAAGCGCTCCATCTGCTCGTTGAAAGCTTTGCCCATACCGACCAGCGCCGTCTGGATAATCTCATCCGAAGCGGCAATCTGCTCGGGCGTGGTGGGGAGCTTGGAGAGGTAATACTCCCTCTGGAGGGGATCTTGGTCTGCGGGCAAACTATCGGTGGCAGAGGAGAGGCTATCTGTAGCATTGGCTACTGTGGATAGCGAGTCAGCGGGCTGTTCGCCAGGCTCACCCATCTGAGCCGTAGGGTCGCTCGCATCAAAGGAGATCTGCTTATTACGTCTCCGCCAGTCGTCCGCCAGTGGACGCTTGCCCCACTTGCGCTCGAAGAGGTCCTTACCCTGGGCCACCAGCGTAGGATTGTAGAAGTAGCTCTTGCCATTGCCACTACCCGCCATCGGGGGAGGCGTACCGAGACCGCCAGGACGACCGCCGCCAGGCATATTGATGTCGGCCTGCTGGTTGAGTGCCTCGTTTTGCCCCTGCTGCTCAGCGAGTAGCTCCTGCTTACGAGCCTCATCCTGCGCCTTCTTGTAGGCGGTGATGAGACTATCCGCATAGACCAGTCGCTCCGCTTCTGGGAGTGCTGCAACGCGGCGCAAGCTGTCCTGCTCGTAGACTTGCTGCGCAAAGGATACTAGCTGGTCTAGATCTGCCGAGAGCTTGGTCACAGCCTCGTAGCGTGGATGGCTTTTCTCAATAACACCCGCTGCGCCTGCGTACGCTTCCTGAGCCTTGAGGTAGTTGTTTTGCGCTAAGTAAATGTCGCCCAGATGAAGCTGACAGAGCATATAGTCGAAGCTGCGCTGCGTGCTCTGCTCCACGCCATGCGTAAAGGCAGTGACGGCATGTGTCGTGTCGGGCATCGCCAGGTAGAGGCGTCCCTGCGTGAGGTATATCTGGTCGACGAGCTCTTTGTTCTTATCTCTATGGGCCAAGCGCTCTAGACGCTGGATGACTCGCTGCGGATTGCCCTGCGCCTCGATCTCTAGGCGACGCATCGTGGCGGCAAACTCCAGCGGATAAGGTGGCGCCAGACGTATCACACGCCCGAAAGCTTGTGAGGCGTCGCTCCAGCGACCTTCATTGCTGT
The sequence above is a segment of the Porphyromonas vaginalis genome. Coding sequences within it:
- the ftcD gene encoding glutamate formimidoyltransferase; translated protein: MAIQTKIVECVPNFSEGRDKAKIEQIVQPFRETKGVKLLDYSNDEDHNRCVVTVMGEPEAVRKSVIAAVEIAVKVIDMTKHEGQHPRMGAVDVIPFIPIRNMEMEEAIELSKEVGKEIGERIGVPVFLYEKSATAPHRENLAKIRKGQFEGMAEKIHEDEWHPDFGPADIHPTAGVVAVGARMPLVAYNVNLNTSDLSIADAIAKKVRHIGGGLRFCKAMGVELTDRHIVQVSMNLTDYTKTAVYRAHEMVRMEARRYGVEIVGAEVIGLVPMKALIDCAEYYLGIENFCETQILELRMME
- a CDS encoding GSCFA domain-containing protein — its product is MLTSPSIQWFTPIEIAPLPTAIAGRYGGRILTLGSCFSEHIGERMRHLGYDVLVNPYGTLYNPISICDTLEDLLRDEQHRPDYTPYIIERDGLYYSLRHHSAIYGESLEEAHEATAQLWYTAHSRLAEADWLWITLGTTQVYYLAEDGRAVANCQQLPARLFDRRDLSLELLQERMLATLSQLLAKHPLQVVLTVSPVRYLQDGLAESNLSKSKLRILCDTLCRELPACHYFPAYEILHDELRDYRFYASDLTHPSEEAIDYIADHFVAYWASQEAREVEMRQAAQRLRKLSQHRPKTPHGAERLEAQIAERIAHYQKQYGEKLCIPSIIESL
- a CDS encoding bifunctional UDP-N-acetylmuramoyl-tripeptide:D-alanyl-D-alanine ligase/alanine racemase, translated to MSTLQNILEYLRPIQTHLVDERPIRHILTDSRKLTSPSDSLFFAMRTASGDGHKYIPQLYEHGVRAFFICEPIEPYVERYPDANIVQVQETLRALQQIASHWRMRYDYPVIGITGSNGKTVVKEFLYHLLSGCYRIVRSPKSYNSQLGVPLSILNMEEEHTLAIFEAGISMPMEMLRLQRIIRPTLGILTNIGAAHQENFVSLNQKIEEKLQLFVDADHFVYDADSDEIQRGIDNLGLSDKAIGWSLTPGKAYYHVSYSNSGDGTTTITAQHADESSTVTIPFADQASIQNATHCLCLIGLLPLTTAQRQAVLARFATLEAIEMRLEVKEGQAGNRLINDAYNNDINSLRIALDFQKQRTATSHQQAVIILSDILQSAQLPRDLYKQVGEMIAQYPHTLFIGVGRELCNYQDYFQGSGEGKTAFYETTDQLLADDLLGTISHAEILVKGARQFQFERIVQHLAKQVHETTLEIDLEALVSNLKSYKALLSPETRIIVMAKAQGYGIGAYELAKALEQQDLAALAVALADEGKELRSKGILLPIIVMNPEVEAFEVMTQSRLEPEIYNERILREFARHVERQGLSHYPVHIELDTGMHRTGFTPDRATLEHLAQTLHEVEPLIRVQSIFTHLAAADEPMMSDFTEQQFALYDEGADYLTSQLSYRPLRHVQNTAGIERYNHHHYDMGRLGVGLYGISATGSLTLEPVAKLRTTLLQIKTIPDGETIGYGRRGQVAPGGQIGIIPIGYADGYDRRFSCGVGSVMIHDTLCPIVGNVCMDTCMVDLTALQGKVAEGDEVIIFGVPGLQVSDLAERIGTIPYEVISKLSPRIKRTYYKS
- a CDS encoding tetratricopeptide repeat protein; the protein is MTDRDRSYRGKLPLRTKHCLGVVVALLCVLGSAVGCSTKRNDSASRFYHNLTTRYNVYHNGQLAFNEGYKSLYQDLSESYTELLVPDPITRTAGAESSEETEVGGSLGKAIEKGQKAIREHSIRTKPKISREDLLRNPKKKAFYNKMEYNPFLHNAWMMVGKAQFYGGHFMEALATFSYMTRLYSTEDRVRDEARIWQARCYLALGWVGEADEILNNLPEEGVYKSRSKIYPLAETELALKQGDTLSAISYLQQTIDRKPIKAQRARLYYLLGQLYSNEGRWSDASQAFGRVIRLAPPYPLEFAATMRRLEIEAQGNPQRVIQRLERLAHRDKNKELVDQIYLTQGRLYLAMPDTTHAVTAFTHGVEQSTQRSFDYMLCQLHLGDIYLAQNNYLKAQEAYAGAAGVIEKSHPRYEAVTKLSADLDQLVSFAQQVYEQDSLRRVAALPEAERLVYADSLITAYKKAQDEARKQELLAEQQGQNEALNQQADINMPGGGRPGGLGTPPPMAGSGNGKSYFYNPTLVAQGKDLFERKWGKRPLADDWRRRNKQISFDASDPTAQMGEPGEQPADSLSTVANATDSLSSATDSLPADQDPLQREYYLSKLPTTPEQIAASDEIIQTALVGMGKAFNEQMERFEEAVKSYEDLLRRYPEYADRASIYYTLYMLYQRLERADLAEPWRRKLLAELPEDPLAVTLQDPNYIAKLRANIGADERLYDQAFNAYLAGRSREVQRLYRETAESYPLSETLPQFAFVNALSYVLQGDEAAFRKGLESLTTSYPKEEVAVLAQEMLQRLLRGAHIAQGGYQGMAWDLRIASQDSVAGTLAEQPFTIGKRSDKYQALLIVPQRGDALERSLRFAVESFNYAQFTDYILPVAFAPSEHETLLTISDLPSATVAWQYVTRAYSPEGYLSALDSSALLLVMTEDNYRQVATGAKSIGDYMTFVADSLVELYPAAHYLLDRWLLLTGSQAEKPVKTDTVASPALPAVDKPITFEIDRSQIALPAVELQLDSLLQKPEETMPVQDQRTTIQKARQVTPEDLKQMERERKAQERQAKREREEQLKERQRQRDAELKARREEQRRQEQLRQEQIKRVEAERRAQEKARKEQLRQQEKERQKRLKALEEERRRKLKEREAQQKEQQKQRR